Below is a genomic region from Timaviella obliquedivisa GSE-PSE-MK23-08B.
GTGTTGAGTAATATTGATCCAGTTTTGTGGCAACAAGAAACTCGGCAAGACCGTTCATTAGTGGGACGATAAACGTGCTTCTTGACAGCAACATTATTATCTACTCTGCACAGCCAGAACATTCTCAGTTGCGGGAATTAGTTGCTGAGCATTCTCCTGCGGTATCAGCCCTCAGTTATCTTGAGGTATTGGGCTATCACCTCCTGACCGAACAGCAACGTCAGTACTTTGAGGAATTTTTTCAGGTTGCTCAAGTTCTGCCGATATCGCAAGATGTGTTGATTCAAGCGGTAGCTCTGCGACAACAAAGACGAATGACTTTAGGAGATGCGATTATTGCAGGGACTGCATTGGTGCATAAGTTAACATTGATCACCAGAAACGTAGATGATTTTCGTTGGATTGCTAAACTTAATCTGCTGAATCCGTTTGATACTGATGTATCCAGCGCGGTCTAACATAGCCTGAGGTAGGCGATCGGCTTCCCCAGCTAAAATAGAGGAATAAAGTCAAACCGATGACTGTTCAGTAACTTCGCTACAGCAAAAAGGAATCGATCGCCCAAGTCCAATAACTCCTACCCCATCAGTACGAAGGCATA
It encodes:
- a CDS encoding type II toxin-antitoxin system VapC family toxin gives rise to the protein MLLDSNIIIYSAQPEHSQLRELVAEHSPAVSALSYLEVLGYHLLTEQQRQYFEEFFQVAQVLPISQDVLIQAVALRQQRRMTLGDAIIAGTALVHKLTLITRNVDDFRWIAKLNLLNPFDTDVSSAV